One genomic window of Solanum stenotomum isolate F172 chromosome 9, ASM1918654v1, whole genome shotgun sequence includes the following:
- the LOC125876283 gene encoding C2 domain-containing protein At1g53590 gives MSSITDATIIHHVGIVLLALWLLNSFDCCHPFAYFLSLIYLYMVHEQYVTKLRRKLQFEEKRQSCQRRVLLDSESVRWLNYAIEKIWPLCMEEIVSQKILLSIIPWFLQKYKPWTAKEAVVQHLYMGRSPPMFTEMRVLRESTGDDHLVLELGMNFRAADDMSAILAVKLRKRLGFGMWAKLHLLGMHVEGKVLVGVKFLRKWPFLGRLRVCFVEPPYFQMTVKPIFTHGLDVTELPGIAGWMDKLLAVAFEQTLVEPNMLVVDVEKFVSPQPENWFSVDAKEPIAFVILEVLEAADMKPSDLNGLADPYVKGHIGLYRFRTKTKKKTLTPQWREEFKIPVCTWESPNDMLNIEVRDKDHLYDDTLGKCSINICDFRDGQRHDMWLSLQNIKMGRLHLAISVIDCAKKGAEQSYDSGSVVNEQESKSAEVDKTEQSSLTTESADKSSKTADKYEPINIEGQRETGIWVHQPGSEVAQVWEPRKGKSRVIGGEVHSENADSKGSLKSTSGGSSHYNEYRHDESVNGSKPDSPGRFHRGLHKISSLFRRSSSKEDKSVNLGEPVSSPRVNLRAVNAKDIAVKIIVDDTILPSSLTTTPTEDGKENRAGNGKNPTKGRVRNRTKKILKNAGKSVGGGIKKVMSGKSSGKSKEEVESSETERLSSVESDSSDAESQPSSVDSPPVVAPSVGNSSTASSGIENSDTTIRTSELVDSESIKTPDEVAAGDSNEHHALGQSSSFVVVSS, from the exons ATGTCGAGTATAACGGATGCTACAATAATTCATCATGTGGGTATTGTGTTGCTTGCACTATGGTTGCTTAATTCCTTCGATTGTTGCCACCCTTTTGCGTACTTCCTATCGCTTATCTATCTCTATATG gtTCATGAGCAGTATGTGACAAAATTAAGGAGAAAGCTACAGTTTGAGGAAAAAAGACAGTCTTGTCAGCGGCGA GTACTTTTAGACTCTGAATCAGTGAGATGGTTAAACTATGCAATTGAAAAGATTTGGCCTCTCTGCATGGAGGAGATTGTTTCACAGAAAATTCTGCTCTCTATCATTCCATGGTTTCTTCAGAAGTACAAACCCTGGACTGCC AAAGAAGCTGTAGTTCAGCACCTCTATATGGGAAGAAGCCCACCTATGTTCACAGAAATGAGAGTTCTTCGTGAATCTACTGGAGATGATCACTTG GTCCTGGAGTTGGGAATGAATTTTCGTGCTGCCGATGACATGAGTGCAATTCTTGCTGTGAAACTGAGAAAAAGGTTGGGCTTTGGGATGTGGGCGAAGTTGCATCTGTTGGGCATGCATGTTGAGGGAAAG GTCTTGGTTGGGGTAAAGTTCTTAAGGAAGTGGCCATTTCTCGGTCGTTTGCGGGTTTGCTTTGTGGAGCCTCCTTATTTTCAGATGACTGTGAAGCCAATTTTCACACATGGACTTGATGTAACAGAACTTCCTGGAATTGCAGGATGGATG GATAAACTTCTTGCTGTTGCCTTTGAGCAGACACTTGTTGAG CCCAATATGCTGGTGGTGGATGTTGAGAAGTTTGTGTCACCGCAACCAG AAAACTGGTTTTCAGTTGATGCTAAGGAGCCCATTGCTTTTGTGATTTTAGAAGTTCTTGAAGCAGCTGACATGAAGCCATCAGATTTAAATG GATTGGCTGATCCATATGTTAAGGGGCACATTGGCCTTTACAGATTCAGGACTAAGACTAAGAAGAAGACATTGACTCCACAGTGGCGTGAGGAGTTCAAGATTCCAGTCTGTACATGGGAGTCTCCTAACGACATGCTCAATATCGAAGTTCGTGACAAAGACCATTTATATGATGATACATTGGG AAAATGTTCCATCAATATCTGTGATTTTAGGGATGGCCAGAGGCATGATATGTGGCTGTCTCTTCAGAACATCAAAATGGGGAGATTGCATCTTGCCATAAGTGTTATTGACTGTGCCAAAAAG GGCGCGGAGCAGTCATATGATAGCGGAAGTGTGGTCAATGAACAGGAAAGCAAATCTGCTGAGGTGGATAAAACTGAACAAAGCTCCTTAACCACTGAATCAGCTGACAAATCTTCAAAAACTGCAGATAAGTATGAACCTATTAATATTGAAGGTCAGCGGGAGACTGGTATATGGGTACACCAACCAGGGAGTGAAGTAGCACAAGTATGGGAACCAAGAAAGGGAAAGAGCAGGGTTATTGGCGGAGAAGTTCATAGTGAGAATGCTGATTCTAAGGGAAGTCTTAAGTCAACATCAGGCGGCTCCTCTCACTATAATGAATACAGGCATGATGAAAGTGTTAATGGAAGTAAGCCGGATTCCCCAGGTCGTTTTCACAGGGGTTTACATAAGATCAGCTCGCTCTTCCGGAGAAGTTCAAGTAAAGAGGATAAGTCGGTCAATCTTGGAGAGCCTGTTTCATCTCCACGTGTGAATCTTAGGGCAGTTAATGCTAAGGATATCGCAGTGAAGATTATAGTGGATGACACCATTTTGCCTTCATCATTAACAACAACACCTACAGAAGATGGGAAAGAGAACCGTGCAGGAAATGGGAAAAACCCCACAAAGGGGAGAGTGAGAAACAGGACAAAGAAAATCCTTAAAAATGCTGGCAAATCTGTTGGTGGTGGCATAAAGAAAGTGATGTCCGGGAAGTCATCAG GGAAATCTAAAGAGGAAGTAGAATCATCAGAGACAGAAAGACTGAGCTCTGTGGAATCTGATTCTTCTGATGCAGAGTCTCAACCTTCATCAGTTGATTCACCTCCAGTTGTAGCACCTTCAGTTGGCAACAGTTCCACTGCCAGCTCTGGTATAGAGAATTCCGACACCACAATAAGGACCAGTGAACTGGTAGATAGTGAAAGCATTAAAACTCCAGATGAGGTAGCAGCAGGGGACTCGAACGAACATCATGCATTGGGTCAGTCTTCAAGTTTTGTTGTGGTTTCAagttaa
- the LOC125876285 gene encoding acetolactate synthase 2, chloroplastic-like, translating into MAAASPSPCFSKNLPPCSSKSSILLPKSTFTFHNHPKKTSPLHLTHTRHHSRFTVSNVILSTTTHNDVSEPEIFVSRFAPDEPRKGCDVLVEALEREGVKDVFAYPGGASMEIHQALTRSNIIRNVLPRHEQGGVFAAEGYARATGFPGVCIATSGPGATNLVSGLADALLDSIPIVAITGQVPRRMIGTDAFQETPIVEVTRSITKHNYLVMDVEDIPRVVREAFFLAKSGRPGPVLIDVPKDIQQQLVIPNWDQPMRLPGYMSRLPKLPNEMLLEQIVRLISESKKPVLYVGGGCTQSSEELRRFVELTGIPVASTLMGLGAFPIGDELSLQMLGMHGTVYANYSVDSSDLLLAFGVRFDDRVTGKLEAFASRAKIVHIDIDSAEIGKNKQPHVSICADIKLALQGLNSILEGKEGKLKLDFSAWRQELTEQKVKYPLNYKTFGEAIPPQYAIQVLDELTNGNAIISTGVGQHQMWAAQYYKYKKPRQWLTSGGLGAMGFGLPAAIGAAVGRPGEIVVDIDGDGSFIMNVQELATIKVENLPVKIMLLNNQHLGMVVQWEDRFYKANRAHTYLGNPANEEEIFPNMLKFAEACGVPAARVSHRDDLRAAIQKMLDTPGPYLLDVIVPHQEHVLPMIPSGGAFKDVITEGDGRRSY; encoded by the coding sequence ATGGCGGCTGCATCTCCATCTCCTTGTTTTTCCAAAAACCTACCACCATGTTCATCAAAATCTTCCATCCTTCTTCCCAAATCTACCTTTACTTTCCACAATCACCCCAAAAAAACCTCACCCCTTCACCTTACCCACACCCGACATCATAGCCGTTTCACTGTCTCAAatgtcatcctatcaaccacgACCCATAACGACGTTTCTGAACCCGAAATCTTCGTTTCACGTTTCGCCCCTGACGAACCCAGAAAGGGTTGTGATGTTCTTGTGGAGGCACTTGAAAGGGAAGGGGTTAAGGATGTATTTGCATACCCAGGAGGTGCTTCCATGGAGATTCATCAGGCTTTGACACGTTCCAATATTATTCGTAATGTGCTGCCACGTCATGAACAGGGTGGTGTGTTTGCTGCAGAGGGTTACGCACGGGCTACTGGGTTCCCTGGTGTTTGCATTGCTACATCTGGTCCGGGAGCTACGAATCTTGTTAGCGGTCTTGCGGATGCTTTGTTGGATAGTATTCCGATTGTTGCTATTACGGGTCAAGTGCCGAGGAGGATGATTGGTACTGATGCGTTTCAGGAAACTCCTATTGTTGAGGTAACGAGATCCATTACGAAGCATAATTATCTTGTTATGGATGTAGAGGATATTCCTAGGGTTGTTCGTGAAGCGTTTTTTCTAGCGAAATCAGGACGGCCTGGACCGGTTCTGATTGATGTTCCTAAGGATATTCAGCAACAATTGGTGATACCTAATTGGGATCAGCCAATGAGGTTGCCTGGATACATGTCTAGGTTGCCTAAATTGCCTAATGAGATGCTTTTGGAACAAATTGTTAGGCTGATTTCGGAGTCGAAGAAGCCTGTTTTGTATGTGGGTGGTGGGTGTACACAATCGAGTGAGGAGCTGAGACGATTTGTGGAGCTTACTGGTATTCCTGTGGCGAGTACTTTGATGGGTCTTGGAGCTTTTCCAATCGGGGATGAGCTTTCTCTTCAAATGTTGGGTATGCATGGGACTGTGTATGCTAATTATTCGGTGGATAGTAGTGATTTGTTGCTTGCATTTGGGGTGAGGTTTGATGATCGAGTTACTGGTAAATTGGAAGCTTTTGCTAGCCGAGCGAAAATTGTCCATATTGATATTGATTCGGCTGAGATTGGAAAGAACAAGCAACCTCATGTTTCCATTTGTGCAGATATCAAGTTGGCATTACAAGGTTTGAATTCCATATTGGAGGGTAAAGAAGGTAAGCTGAAGTTGGACTTTTCTGCTTGGAGGCAGGAGTTAACGGAGCAGAAGGTGAAGTACCCATTGAATTATAAGACTTTTGGTGAAGCCATCCCTCCACAATATGCTATTCAGGTTCTTGATGAGTTAACTAACGGAAATGCCATTATTAGTACTGGTGTGGGACAACACCAAATGTGGGCTGCCCAATACTATAAGTACAAAAAGCCACGCCAATGGTTGACATCTGGTGGATTAGGAGCAATGGGATTTGGTTTGCCTGCTGCTATAGGTGCGGCTGTTGGAAGACCGGGTGAGATTGTGGTTGACATTGATGGTGATGGGAGTTTTATCATGAATGTGCAGGAGTTAGCAACAATTAAGGTGGAGAATCTCCCAGTTAAGATTATGTTACTGAATAATCAACACTTGGGAATGGTGGTTCAGTGGGAGGATCGATTCTATAAGGCTAACAGAGCACACACTTACTTGGGTAATCCTGCTAATGAGGAAGAGATCTTCCCTAATATGCTGAAATTTGCAGAGGCTTGTGGCGTACCTGCTGCAAGAGTGTCACACAGGGATGATCTTAGAGCTGCCATTCAAAAGATGTTAGACACTCCTGGGCCATACTTGTTGGATGTGATTGTACCTCATCAGGAGCATGTTCTACCTATGATTCCCAGTGGTGGCGCTTTCAAAGATGTGATTACGGAGGGTGATGGGAGACGTTCCTATTGA